Proteins encoded in a region of the Labrus bergylta chromosome 9, fLabBer1.1, whole genome shotgun sequence genome:
- the LOC136180009 gene encoding uncharacterized protein encodes MGGCTIYENFETKTVGVGDDVTLTCPRNASWYSTQLFWLRLVSGDLPEVLGGTFSFEYDDVHKTPRITAKQKSGTFVMIIDKAKVGDTGLYFCVKQEGIKMTVLKGTFLQIKGPEPSITSVVQDISQDPVHPGDPMTLQCSVLSESENNTCPGKHSVIYTHGNRSGGCEESPEAHSPQKCVYSFSKTVNSSDASTYFCAVAACGEILFGKGTKIDIKGNCRAFNMNHFLTFIFKQLNLPGRF; translated from the exons atgggag gatgCACCATCTATGAGAACTTTGAGACAAAGactgttggtgttggagatgatgtgaCTCTGACGTGTCCTCGTAACGCTTCTTGGTATTCAACACAATTATTCTGGCTCCGGCTCGTTTCTGGAGATTTGCCTGAGGTTTTGGGAGGAACATTTAGCTTTGAATATGACGACGTTCACAAAACTCCTCGAatcacagcaaaacaaaaatctggAACGTTTGTCATGATTATCGATAAAGCAAAAGTCGGAGACACTGGACTTTACTTTTGTGTGAAACAAGAGGGTattaaaatgacagttttaaaaggaacatttctgcagattaaag GACCAGAGCCCAGTATCACCTCAGTCGTTCAAGACATTTCACAGGATCCAGTCCACCCAGGAGACCCGATGACTCTGCAGTGTTCTGTTCTCTCTgagtctgaaaacaacacatgtccAGGGAAACACAGTGTCATTTACACTCATGGAAACAGATCTGGAGGATGTGAGGAGAGTCCAGAGGCTCACTCTCCACAGAAATGTGTCTACAGCTTCTCAAAGACCGTCAACTCCTCCGACGCCTCGACTTATTTCTGTGCTGTGGCCGCATGTGGAGAGATATTGTTTGGAAAAGGGACAAAGATTGACATCAAAGGTAACTGCAGAGCATTcaatatgaatcattttttaacattcattttcaaacaattgAATCTACCTGGAAGATTTTAG